The DNA sequence AATGACGCGCTCGACCCGCTCCTGCCGGGCCTGGCCGTGGGCAATCAGCCGCGCGGCATCGCGATCGATCCCGATACGGGCCTGGTCTGGGTGGCCAATTTTGGCAGCCACAACGTCACGCGCTTGAATCCGGACGGCTCCCCGGCCGGCACCTCCAGCATGGGTTTTCTGGGCTCCCCGAGCGGCATCGGCGTGGATGCCCAGCATCGCGCCTGGGTGGCCAGCCACGTCTGGGGCACGGTGCGGGTGTTCAACCCGAACGGCACGCAGATGGCCAGTTCGCCGATCACGGTCGGCAGCAACCCCACGGGGCTGGCGATCGACCGCACGACCGGGGAGGTCTGGGTGGCCAACAGCGGCGACAACACCGTCAGCAAGCTCTCGTCCGAAGGGGCCACGCTCGGCGTGTACGTGCTCGGGGTCCAGCCCGGGGCGATCGCCGTGGCCCCCGACCACAGCGCCTGGGTGGTGTCGGCGGCCACCAACCAGCTGATTCACCTGGCCCCCAACGGCGTGCCGATCGGCGCCCCGATCCCGGTGGGCGCCGGTCCGGCCGGCCTGGCCATCGACCCCCGCGACGGCAGCGTCTGGGTCGGTATCCAGAACGGCGCGCTGGTCAGCAAGCTGGAAGCCAGCGGCACGATCCTCGGGACCTGGCCGGCCGGCAACTTCCCTGGCACGCTGGCGATCGACGGCGACAGCCACGCCTGGGTGGTGGGCGACGGACAGGTCACGCGGCTGGCGCCGTGAGCGAGGGGGCCAGCGCGACCTCCCCCGGATTGGGCGGCATGCCTGCACGTTTTCGATCGCTGCTCGGGGTATGATGGCCTCGGCGCGCGGCTGTTTCGGCTGCGGGCAACCGCCGCGCCGAGGCTGATGGAGGCCTTCGTGCGGCTGACCCAGAACCAGATTGCCACGGTGCGACGCGTGATGGCCGACTGTTTCGGGCCGGCGGCCGAGGTCCGTCTGTTCGGCTCGCGCCTGCGCGACGAGGCGCGCGGCGGAGATTACGACTTTCTGGTGACGACCTAGCTGTGCGACCCGGACGCGATGGTCGAGGCGCGCCTGGCGGCCCTCTCGGCCCTGCACGCCAGCCCGGCCTTCGAAGACGAGAAGATCGACCTGGTGGTGCTCTCACCCCTGACACCGCAGCCGTCCGCCATTCACCATCTGGCCCTGCGCGAGGGGGTCTTGCTGTGACGCCCAAGTTGCAGGCGGCCCGCGCCGAGTGCGAGCGCCACGCTCAGGTGCTGACCGCGGCCCTGGAGGCGCTGTCGGCGCTCCCCGAGCCCGACGAGGACGAGCACGCTGGTGAACGCCTGAGGCGGGTCGGACGCATTTGTGCGACGCCGTGAGAGTGCGAAGGAAGCGACCGGGTATATAAAAGTGTCGCGCCCGCCTCTGGCGAGCCCCCGGAAGTGACCTCATGCCGCACCCCTTTTCGATGATCGAGATGATCCGCGCCAAGCGCGAGGGTCACGCCCACGACACCGCCACGCTGGCGGCCTTCGTGCAGCGGCTGGTGGCCGGGGAGCTGCCCGACTACCAGGTGGCGGCCTGGCTGATGGCGACGGTCTGGCGCGGCATGACGATCGAGGAAACGACGGACCTGACCCGCCTGGTGGCCGAAAGTGGCGACGTGCTCGACCTGAGCGACGTGCCGGGCCCCTGCGTGGACAAGCATTCCACTGGAGGAGTCGGCGACAAGGTGACCCTGGTGTTCGCGCCGCTGCTGGCCGCCGCCGGCCTCACGGTGGCCAAGCTGTCCGGGCGGGGCCTGGGTCATACCGGGGGCACGATCGACAAGCTGGAGGCCATTCCGGGGATGCGGGCCGGGCTCTCCGAGGTGGAATTCTTGGACCAGCTGCGCACGGTGCGCGCGGCGGTGGCGACCCAGACGCGCGAGCTGGCCCCGGCGGATGGCATCCTGTATGCCCTGCGTGACGTCACCGCGACGGTCGAGAGCATCCCGCTGATTGCCGTGTCGGTGCTCTCGAAGAAGATCGCGGCCGGCGCTGAGGTGATCCTGCTCGACGTCAAGGCTGGGGCGGGAGCCTTCATGCCCAGCGTGGCGGCGGCCGAGGAGCTGTCGCGCACCATGCTCGAGGTGGGGCGGCGACTGGGCAAGCGGGTGATCTGCGTGGTCACCGGCATGGACCAGCCGCTCGGCTGCGCGATCGGGCACGCCAACGAGGTGGCCGAGG is a window from the Candidatus Sericytochromatia bacterium genome containing:
- a CDS encoding thymidine phosphorylase, whose protein sequence is MPHPFSMIEMIRAKREGHAHDTATLAAFVQRLVAGELPDYQVAAWLMATVWRGMTIEETTDLTRLVAESGDVLDLSDVPGPCVDKHSTGGVGDKVTLVFAPLLAAAGLTVAKLSGRGLGHTGGTIDKLEAIPGMRAGLSEVEFLDQLRTVRAAVATQTRELAPADGILYALRDVTATVESIPLIAVSVLSKKIAAGAEVILLDVKAGAGAFMPSVAAAEELSRTMLEVGRRLGKRVICVVTGMDQPLGCAIGHANEVAEAIATLKGQGPADLTALCLRMGGLLLHEGGLVDSDEAGEARLREVIADGRALAKWREMIVAQGGDPRVIDDPTLLPQARLRIPVCATQAGYVQRLDALGIGLAAKALGGGRQRKDEAIDLAVGVQLLKKEGDRVEPGEPLAELLANHETRAAEAAERVLEAYTLGTTAPTPAPLIKSVLRAAAPAGLLP